From the genome of Campylobacter concisus, one region includes:
- a CDS encoding class I SAM-dependent methyltransferase, producing the protein MNCKICNGPTKKFDRGFILNKYHIDYFQCEKCGFVQTESPYWLKESYSDAISVSDTGVMSRNIIFSKLATIMMSLCVNTKRDFLDYGGGYGIFTRMMRDNGFNFYWYDKYATNLVARGFEGSISEKKYEAITSFENFEHFENPIEEIEKIFSLTDFVLFSTELITVPAPSTNNWWYYCLEHGQHISIFSNKTLEYIAKKYGYNLISNGRNLHIFSKKKLNNRIFFLEKIIRKLKLENFFKKKPKTDSDMNMMIEKMKMV; encoded by the coding sequence TTGAATTGTAAAATATGTAATGGCCCTACTAAGAAATTTGATAGAGGTTTTATCTTAAATAAATATCATATTGACTACTTTCAATGTGAGAAGTGTGGTTTTGTGCAAACAGAGAGCCCATACTGGCTTAAAGAGTCTTATAGTGATGCTATTAGTGTATCTGACACTGGAGTTATGTCGAGAAATATTATTTTTTCCAAACTAGCTACTATTATGATGTCTTTGTGTGTAAATACAAAACGTGATTTTTTGGATTATGGTGGAGGATATGGCATTTTTACAAGGATGATGCGCGATAATGGCTTTAATTTTTATTGGTATGATAAGTATGCTACAAATTTAGTTGCCAGAGGATTTGAAGGCAGCATATCTGAGAAAAAGTATGAAGCTATAACTTCTTTTGAAAATTTTGAGCATTTTGAAAATCCGATAGAAGAAATAGAAAAAATATTTAGCTTAACAGATTTTGTACTCTTCTCAACAGAACTAATAACGGTACCTGCACCATCCACTAATAACTGGTGGTATTATTGTCTTGAACATGGACAACATATATCTATATTTTCGAATAAAACATTAGAGTATATAGCTAAAAAGTATGGTTATAATCTTATAAGCAATGGAAGAAATTTACATATATTTTCTAAAAAAAAGTTAAATAACAGGATATTTTTCCTGGAGAAAATCATTAGAAAGTTAAAGCTTGAAAATTTTTTTAAGAAAAAGCCAAAAACAGATAGCGATATGAATATGATGATTGAAAAGATGAAAATGGTATGA
- a CDS encoding NAD-dependent epimerase/dehydratase family protein, with amino-acid sequence MKKILITGAKGFLGSSIAHHFKALGYQTYGIGHGGLSIEESKEIGLDYWKKDDVSIKSILEFEQVFDVIVHCGGSGSVGFSVKCPYEDFKKTVNGTLEVLEYMRVYNNNSHLIYPSSPAVQGECEDKPIVEEYFGRPVSPYGYHKKIAEDLCQSYSEKFDLNISIVRLFSVYGNGLKKQLLWDACQKILDSSNEAVFWGTGKETRDFIHISDVLRLVDMLLKKDEKFYIINGGTGVKHTIKDVVEMIRNLVNPNINIKFNNQVNVGNPIYYWADTHKLEKNGFKADKNLKQEIINYVEWIKGLDD; translated from the coding sequence ATGAAAAAAATATTAATTACTGGAGCCAAGGGTTTTTTAGGTTCAAGCATAGCACATCATTTTAAAGCTCTAGGGTATCAAACATATGGTATAGGGCACGGCGGACTGTCTATAGAAGAATCAAAAGAGATCGGGCTTGACTATTGGAAAAAGGATGATGTGTCGATAAAGTCAATTTTGGAATTCGAACAAGTTTTTGATGTTATAGTGCATTGTGGCGGTAGTGGCTCTGTTGGTTTTTCTGTTAAATGTCCATACGAAGATTTTAAAAAAACAGTAAATGGTACACTTGAAGTTTTAGAATATATGAGGGTATATAACAATAATTCCCATCTTATCTACCCATCAAGTCCAGCGGTACAAGGCGAATGTGAGGATAAGCCGATCGTAGAAGAGTATTTTGGAAGACCAGTTTCTCCTTATGGGTATCATAAAAAAATAGCTGAGGACCTGTGTCAGAGTTATAGCGAAAAATTTGATTTAAATATTTCCATAGTAAGACTCTTTTCAGTATACGGAAATGGTCTTAAGAAGCAGTTACTTTGGGATGCTTGCCAAAAAATATTAGATAGTAGTAACGAAGCTGTCTTTTGGGGTACGGGGAAAGAGACAAGGGATTTTATACACATAAGCGATGTTTTGCGTTTAGTTGATATGTTGTTAAAAAAAGATGAGAAATTTTATATCATAAACGGCGGAACTGGTGTAAAGCATACCATAAAAGATGTAGTAGAAATGATAAGGAATCTAGTAAATCCAAATATCAATATAAAATTTAATAATCAAGTAAATGTAGGAAATCCAATATACTACTGGGCGGATACACACAAATTAGAGAAAAATGGCTTTAAGGCGGATAAAAATTTAAAACAAGAGATAATAAACTATGTAGAGTGGATAAAGGGACTAGATGATTAA
- a CDS encoding glycosyltransferase family 4 protein encodes MIKVGFIGSVSKEWMGGLNYFKNLLFAINSVEKKELEVFVFVGKKIDIETKRMFQEYATVIEDSVFDRKSIKWFLSKIEQKIFKTNILLENILKKHNIQILSHAATTNLKNVKTINWIPDFQHIHLPQMFSEKEIQNRNNNFLKLIRDSDLIVLSSFDALKDMKKFAPNYKDKARVLQFVSQPNSRYFELDEHDKSLLLQRYEIKDDFFYIPNQFWKHKNHMMIFEAISELKKDGIEINIVCTGYLGDYRDKTYIDDAREFIKSNNLEDNIKLLGLVDYEDVFVLIKFSKAVINPSLFEGWSSTVEECKSVGKNMILSNLDVHKEQYPNAVFFKRDSIESLKEVLKFYKIENKSSVEPLEARTKKFANIYSSICREALTY; translated from the coding sequence ATGATTAAAGTTGGATTTATAGGTAGTGTGTCAAAAGAATGGATGGGTGGATTAAACTATTTTAAAAACTTGCTTTTTGCTATAAATTCTGTAGAAAAAAAAGAGCTTGAAGTATTTGTTTTTGTTGGTAAAAAAATAGATATAGAAACAAAAAGAATGTTTCAAGAATATGCAACTGTAATAGAAGATAGCGTATTTGACAGAAAAAGTATAAAATGGTTTCTTAGTAAAATAGAACAAAAAATATTTAAAACAAATATTTTGCTCGAAAATATCCTTAAAAAACATAATATACAAATACTTTCTCATGCAGCTACAACAAATTTAAAAAATGTAAAAACTATAAATTGGATACCTGATTTTCAACATATTCATTTACCTCAAATGTTTTCTGAAAAAGAGATACAAAATAGGAATAATAATTTTTTAAAGTTAATAAGAGATAGTGATCTAATTGTTCTTAGTAGTTTTGATGCATTAAAAGATATGAAAAAATTTGCACCCAATTATAAAGATAAGGCAAGAGTTTTGCAATTTGTTTCGCAACCAAATAGTAGATATTTTGAACTAGATGAACATGATAAAAGTTTGTTATTGCAAAGGTATGAAATAAAAGATGATTTTTTCTATATACCAAATCAGTTTTGGAAACATAAAAATCACATGATGATATTTGAGGCCATTAGTGAATTAAAAAAAGATGGCATTGAGATTAATATTGTTTGTACTGGGTATCTAGGTGATTATAGAGATAAAACATATATTGATGATGCAAGGGAATTTATAAAATCAAATAATCTTGAAGACAATATAAAACTTTTGGGACTCGTGGATTATGAAGATGTTTTTGTATTGATTAAATTCTCAAAAGCAGTAATAAATCCATCTTTATTTGAAGGTTGGAGCTCTACAGTTGAAGAGTGTAAAAGTGTAGGAAAAAATATGATCTTATCTAACCTGGATGTGCATAAAGAACAATATCCAAATGCAGTTTTTTTTAAAAGGGATAGTATTGAATCTTTAAAAGAAGTACTAAAATTTTATAAGATAGAAAATAAGAGTAGTGTAGAACCATTAGAAGCAAGGACAAAAAAGTTTGCAAATATTTACTCTTCAATTTGTAGAGAAGCTTTAACTTACTAG
- a CDS encoding glycosyltransferase — MNKDIYYKNYEERPTRLSVITATYNADKFLPRLIKSLQEQVDKDFEWIVSDGASSDKTLEILKSTGGINIKVISGEDFGIYDALNRAIKACNGEFYLVIGADDELYPNAIQDYKKAIEVGADIITACIDTNNGKIEPNSGPKWLKGQFCYISGHAVGSIYRTSLHQKFGYYSRKFPIAADQLFVLTTANYGAKIKTLKSVVGKFSNDGVSSVDILGTLCEFYRIQIIMGENKFLQTVLFILRLIKNFRKL, encoded by the coding sequence ATGAATAAAGATATCTACTATAAAAATTATGAAGAAAGACCCACAAGACTTAGCGTAATTACCGCAACTTATAATGCTGATAAATTCTTGCCTAGATTGATAAAAAGTTTACAAGAGCAAGTCGATAAAGATTTTGAGTGGATCGTTTCTGATGGAGCGTCTAGTGATAAGACTCTAGAAATTTTAAAAAGTACTGGTGGGATAAATATAAAAGTTATTTCTGGCGAAGACTTTGGAATTTATGATGCTTTAAATAGAGCCATAAAAGCTTGTAATGGAGAATTTTACCTTGTTATCGGTGCTGATGATGAGCTTTATCCAAATGCTATTCAAGATTATAAGAAAGCTATAGAAGTTGGTGCAGATATAATAACAGCTTGTATCGATACCAATAATGGCAAAATCGAGCCAAATAGTGGTCCAAAATGGCTTAAAGGACAATTTTGCTATATATCAGGGCATGCTGTAGGCTCAATATATCGCACAAGTCTTCATCAAAAGTTTGGATACTATTCTAGAAAATTTCCAATAGCGGCAGATCAGCTATTTGTATTGACTACTGCAAATTATGGGGCAAAGATAAAAACCCTAAAAAGTGTTGTTGGTAAATTTTCAAATGATGGAGTTAGCAGTGTTGATATATTAGGAACTCTTTGTGAATTTTATAGAATTCAAATAATCATGGGTGAAAATAAATTTTTACAAACCGTCTTATTTATTTTAAGACTTATTAAAAATTTTAGAAAATTATAA
- a CDS encoding glycosyltransferase family 2 protein → MKDYDVSIIVPIYNVEKYIEKCATTLLEQDYNNIEYIFVNDCTPDSSMKILKDIIERYPNRKSHVKIINKIKNEGLPQARKSGLKISSGKYILHVDSDDWVDKDMVSSLMSEARKSYADIVCFDYIKEFNKKSVVKSFFYTKNHLKSNFNFVKAILSHEISVSMCDKLVKREFYENVEFPHFSHCEDSFVNLQLVYWAKKITHIAKPFYHYRTNPNSLSSSFSNNKKALDDFADFSRAVKNFLIQKDLFDEYFKFHIPTILKFTLDYSESDFKKQINAICPEANNIKYVFQINRNIIYKILYSTVFIGFPQIFIFAKKVFIRLRNF, encoded by the coding sequence ATGAAAGACTATGATGTTTCTATAATAGTTCCTATTTATAATGTGGAGAAATATATAGAAAAGTGTGCAACTACGCTTTTAGAGCAAGACTATAACAATATAGAGTATATTTTTGTAAATGATTGCACTCCAGATAGTTCTATGAAAATTTTGAAGGACATTATTGAAAGATACCCAAATAGAAAAAGCCATGTAAAAATTATTAATAAAATAAAAAATGAAGGCTTACCGCAAGCTAGAAAAAGTGGGTTGAAAATATCAAGTGGCAAATACATTTTACATGTAGATAGTGACGACTGGGTCGATAAAGATATGGTAAGTTCTTTAATGAGTGAAGCTAGAAAAAGTTATGCAGACATAGTTTGTTTTGACTATATTAAAGAATTTAATAAAAAAAGCGTTGTAAAAAGTTTTTTTTATACAAAAAATCATCTAAAGTCTAATTTTAACTTCGTAAAAGCTATTTTATCTCATGAAATTTCTGTTTCTATGTGCGATAAATTGGTTAAAAGAGAGTTTTATGAAAATGTTGAATTTCCACATTTTTCGCACTGTGAAGATAGTTTTGTAAATTTACAGCTTGTTTATTGGGCAAAAAAAATTACTCACATTGCAAAACCATTTTATCACTATAGAACAAATCCTAATTCGCTTTCTAGTAGTTTTTCAAATAATAAAAAAGCTCTTGATGATTTTGCTGATTTTAGCAGAGCTGTAAAGAATTTTTTGATACAAAAAGATCTTTTTGATGAATATTTTAAATTTCATATTCCTACTATTTTAAAATTTACTTTGGATTATTCTGAAAGTGATTTTAAAAAACAAATAAATGCTATATGCCCAGAAGCAAATAATATAAAATACGTTTTTCAAATCAATAGAAATATAATCTATAAAATTTTATATAGCACTGTTTTTATAGGATTTCCTCAAATTTTTATTTTTGCAAAAAAAGTATTTATTAGGCTTAGAAATTTTTAG
- a CDS encoding glycosyltransferase family 4 protein — protein sequence MKIFIIGNVSSMMINFREEFIKLLVSKGHDVYCLVSDYNEKSRKKIISLGAKPLDHTLNAKGLNPFKDLIATYDLVKLFRQYRPDAVFSFFVKPVIFATIAAKIARVPRIVGMIEGLGGAFTVHKNGQTKKAKIIKTIQVLLYKISLPSLDELIFLNNDDKKDLIDRYNIKAKSINILGGIGVDLDKFSYTKAPIEPINFIFIARLLAEKGIFEYLEAAKIVKEKYKDVKFYIFGSFDEHNPFGLTKEELKPYLDSGVVIYPGFVNDIKERIADSSIFVLPSYREGVPRSTQEAMAIGRAVITTNSVGCKETVEDGVNGFLLPLFDSKILAQKMIYFIQNPEMIVQMGIESRKIAEVKFNINEKNERLAKIIIVK from the coding sequence ATGAAAATTTTTATAATCGGTAATGTCTCGTCTATGATGATAAATTTCAGAGAAGAGTTTATAAAACTACTTGTATCAAAAGGGCATGATGTCTACTGTTTAGTTAGTGACTACAATGAAAAAAGTAGAAAAAAAATAATCTCATTGGGTGCAAAACCGCTTGACCACACTTTAAATGCAAAAGGGCTAAATCCATTTAAAGATCTCATTGCTACATATGATTTGGTTAAACTATTTAGGCAGTATAGGCCAGATGCGGTTTTTTCTTTTTTTGTTAAGCCAGTTATTTTTGCAACTATAGCCGCAAAAATAGCAAGAGTGCCACGAATAGTAGGCATGATAGAAGGGCTTGGCGGAGCTTTTACAGTCCATAAAAATGGGCAAACAAAAAAGGCGAAAATCATCAAAACTATACAAGTTCTTTTGTATAAAATTTCACTACCATCTCTTGACGAGCTTATATTTTTAAATAATGACGACAAAAAGGACTTGATTGATAGATACAATATAAAAGCAAAGTCCATAAATATATTAGGTGGTATAGGTGTTGATCTTGATAAATTCTCATATACTAAAGCACCTATTGAACCTATAAATTTTATTTTTATAGCAAGACTTCTTGCAGAAAAGGGAATATTTGAGTATTTAGAAGCAGCTAAAATCGTAAAAGAAAAATATAAAGATGTAAAGTTTTATATATTTGGTAGTTTTGATGAGCACAATCCGTTTGGATTAACGAAAGAAGAGCTAAAACCTTATCTTGATAGTGGCGTAGTTATATATCCTGGTTTTGTAAATGATATAAAAGAACGGATAGCGGATAGCTCCATTTTTGTCTTGCCTTCATATAGAGAAGGTGTGCCAAGAAGTACACAGGAAGCCATGGCGATAGGAAGGGCAGTAATAACCACAAATAGTGTAGGATGTAAAGAAACTGTTGAAGATGGTGTAAATGGATTTTTGCTGCCGCTATTTGATAGTAAAATTTTGGCACAAAAGATGATTTATTTTATACAAAATCCAGAAATGATAGTCCAAATGGGTATAGAAAGCAGAAAAATAGCTGAAGTAAAATTTAATATAAATGAAAAGAATGAAAGACTTGCAAAGATTATTATTGTGAAATAG
- a CDS encoding alanine/glycine:cation symporter family protein, translating to MPTNFAEILNNCVESINSFLWGPYFLITLLCGTGLFFTIRLGFVQIFKFKMGLKELFGNFSLHGEAAGKAGMSQFQAVATAIAAQVGTGNLVGATTALIMGGPGAIFWMWCAAFLGMATNFAEICLAQIYRTKDDSGHTIGGPAFYISRGLKGKWAKILAGFFAIAIIIALGFIGNMVQANSISDGFKGAFGIPQWITGAFLAIVCAVIFIGGVKAIARVAEKIVPLMALLYVGVGLIIIALNFHEIPDAILLIYKAAFDPSAAWGGATGASIAAAMRYGIARGLFSNEAGMGSTPHAHAAANVKHPVDQAVLGIMSVFVDTFIVLNITVFVVLTANVISFENGKAVFTGITLVQEAFSSHIFGKTSGYSFVAICLFFFAFTTILGWYYFAEINVRYLFGAKAVRAFQILVVVFVFLGSLQKVNFVWSLADMFNGLMVVPNLIAIIILSPIVAKLLKDHDAGKEYDVKDYLK from the coding sequence ATGCCTACAAATTTTGCTGAAATTTTAAATAATTGTGTTGAAAGTATAAATTCATTTCTTTGGGGACCATACTTCCTTATTACCCTACTTTGCGGCACTGGACTATTTTTTACTATTAGGCTTGGGTTTGTTCAAATTTTTAAGTTTAAAATGGGCTTAAAAGAGCTTTTTGGGAATTTCTCGCTTCACGGCGAAGCTGCTGGCAAGGCCGGCATGAGCCAATTTCAAGCAGTTGCAACCGCAATCGCCGCGCAAGTTGGCACTGGCAATCTAGTAGGTGCGACAACAGCACTTATCATGGGTGGTCCTGGAGCGATTTTTTGGATGTGGTGCGCTGCGTTTTTAGGCATGGCTACAAATTTTGCTGAAATTTGCCTAGCTCAAATTTACCGCACGAAAGATGACAGCGGTCACACGATAGGCGGTCCAGCATTTTATATAAGTCGTGGATTAAAGGGAAAATGGGCAAAAATTTTAGCTGGATTTTTCGCTATCGCCATCATTATCGCACTTGGCTTTATCGGAAATATGGTGCAAGCAAACTCGATCTCAGACGGCTTTAAAGGTGCCTTTGGCATACCTCAGTGGATAACTGGAGCTTTTTTAGCAATTGTCTGTGCGGTCATCTTTATAGGTGGCGTAAAGGCGATCGCAAGAGTGGCTGAAAAGATCGTGCCTTTGATGGCTTTACTTTATGTAGGTGTTGGACTAATCATTATCGCTTTAAATTTTCACGAAATCCCAGATGCAATTTTGCTTATCTATAAAGCAGCATTTGATCCTTCGGCTGCGTGGGGTGGAGCTACTGGAGCTAGCATAGCAGCTGCGATGAGATACGGCATAGCAAGAGGGCTTTTTAGCAATGAGGCTGGTATGGGCTCAACTCCGCACGCACACGCTGCGGCTAATGTCAAACACCCGGTCGATCAAGCAGTGCTTGGCATAATGAGCGTATTTGTAGATACTTTTATAGTTTTAAATATCACGGTTTTTGTAGTACTTACCGCAAATGTCATCAGCTTTGAAAACGGCAAGGCAGTCTTTACAGGTATCACCTTGGTGCAAGAGGCCTTTTCGTCGCACATATTTGGCAAAACTAGCGGTTATAGCTTTGTAGCGATCTGCCTATTTTTCTTCGCATTTACGACCATACTTGGATGGTACTACTTTGCTGAGATCAATGTGCGCTACCTTTTTGGCGCAAAGGCAGTCAGGGCGTTTCAAATTTTGGTAGTCGTTTTTGTCTTTTTGGGAAGCTTGCAAAAGGTAAATTTCGTTTGGAGCTTGGCTGATATGTTTAATGGCTTGATGGTCGTACCAAATTTAATTGCCATCATCATTTTAAGCCCTATCGTGGCAAAGCTTTTAAAAGATCACGATGCTGGCAAAGAGTATGATGTGAAAGATTATTTGAAATAA
- a CDS encoding ATP-dependent DNA helicase RuvA has protein sequence MNGQNLAYITNLKIEDVPWSRLTTTYGRASRFPEIFKQLSAAIGKKDLTQSLTTSKSNSGQNTANPANNNEAKFNAKAACDVLDKIFKEIEHQSTFWHATPFALVFLARIFMRAKLVADNGDKDEVAELIVSRLGEFFAFMLMVCSDADKINHTTPLGSFADMLAEKYLWPQSDENDEELWEEHFYDDDLFYSFYFYSRAVLDATGVDFTQFKPIE, from the coding sequence ATGAATGGGCAAAATTTAGCATACATCACAAATTTAAAGATAGAAGACGTGCCTTGGAGTAGATTAACGACGACTTATGGCAGAGCAAGCAGATTTCCAGAAATTTTTAAACAGCTTTCGGCAGCGATCGGCAAGAAAGATTTGACGCAAAGTTTGACTACCAGCAAGTCAAATAGCGGACAAAATACGGCAAATCCAGCAAATAACAATGAAGCAAAATTTAACGCCAAAGCTGCTTGTGACGTGCTTGATAAAATTTTTAAAGAAATAGAGCATCAAAGTACTTTTTGGCACGCTACGCCTTTTGCACTTGTATTTTTGGCGAGAATTTTTATGCGGGCGAAGTTGGTCGCTGATAACGGCGATAAAGACGAGGTGGCAGAGCTTATCGTGTCCCGTCTGGGTGAATTTTTCGCGTTTATGCTTATGGTTTGTAGCGATGCCGATAAAATTAATCATACTACACCACTGGGTAGCTTTGCTGATATGCTAGCCGAAAAATACCTGTGGCCGCAAAGCGATGAAAACGACGAGGAGCTTTGGGAAGAGCACTTTTACGATGATGATTTGTTTTATAGTTTTTACTTTTATTCGCGTGCGGTTCTTGACGCGACCGGTGTGGATTTTACGCAGTTTAAGCCTATAGAATAG
- a CDS encoding replication-associated recombination protein A translates to MFRPKNLDEICGQKAVKAAFLKFIATGKIPHSIFYGPAGCGKTSFARAVASGANYDFYEFDGGNLKIDDFRKILKNYENALNKPLFFIDEIHRLSKTQQEALLIPMENYKALVIGASTENPFFTLSSGIRSRSMLFEFRPLSSGDFEELLGKIKEQISFSIDEEAKEYLFKSSGGDARAMLNLLEFAVTLDENVSLENLKTLRQNALKEGAKEDDTHYELASAFIKSLRGSDENAVIYYLARLIDSGESADFIARRMAIFASEDIGNANPNALNLAASTLSIVKDIGFPEARIILAQCAIYLASSPKSNSSYNAINAALRYVQSEEILKIPPYLKNHTKESKDYLYPHDFGGWVEQKYLEKPLVFYKSKGIGFEKTLNEWLDKIKSKD, encoded by the coding sequence ATGTTTAGACCAAAAAACTTGGATGAAATTTGCGGTCAAAAGGCGGTTAAAGCGGCATTTTTAAAATTTATAGCTACCGGCAAGATACCGCACTCCATATTTTATGGTCCAGCAGGCTGTGGCAAGACGAGCTTTGCAAGGGCTGTGGCAAGCGGGGCAAACTACGACTTTTACGAGTTTGACGGTGGAAATTTAAAGATAGATGACTTTCGCAAAATTTTAAAAAACTACGAAAATGCCCTAAATAAGCCGCTCTTTTTCATAGACGAGATCCACAGGCTTAGCAAAACCCAACAAGAAGCGCTACTCATCCCCATGGAAAACTACAAAGCCCTAGTCATCGGTGCAAGTACTGAAAATCCCTTTTTCACGCTAAGCTCAGGCATCAGAAGCCGCTCGATGCTCTTTGAGTTTAGACCGCTTAGCAGTGGCGACTTTGAGGAGCTTCTTGGCAAGATAAAAGAGCAAATTTCATTTAGCATTGACGAAGAAGCAAAAGAGTATCTCTTTAAAAGTAGCGGCGGCGACGCAAGAGCTATGCTAAATTTACTCGAATTTGCCGTCACGCTTGATGAAAATGTGAGCCTAGAAAATTTAAAAACACTTCGCCAAAACGCCCTAAAAGAGGGGGCAAAAGAGGACGACACGCACTACGAGCTAGCAAGCGCTTTTATAAAAAGCCTGCGCGGAAGCGACGAAAACGCCGTCATATACTATCTCGCAAGACTCATAGACTCTGGCGAGAGCGCTGACTTCATCGCTAGAAGGATGGCGATATTTGCCAGCGAAGACATCGGCAATGCAAACCCAAATGCGCTAAATTTAGCCGCAAGCACGCTTAGCATCGTAAAAGATATAGGCTTTCCAGAGGCTAGGATCATACTGGCTCAGTGCGCCATCTATCTAGCCAGCTCGCCAAAGTCAAACTCCAGCTACAACGCGATAAATGCCGCTCTAAGATACGTGCAAAGCGAAGAAATTTTAAAAATTCCACCATATCTAAAAAATCACACAAAAGAGAGCAAAGACTACCTTTATCCGCATGATTTTGGCGGCTGGGTTGAACAAAAATATCTAGAAAAACCGCTCGTTTTTTATAAAAGCAAGGGCATAGGCTTTGAAAAAACGCTAAATGAATGGCTAGATAAAATAAAATCTAAGGACTAA
- a CDS encoding pyridoxamine 5'-phosphate oxidase family protein produces MRRKDRELGRDEALEIIDDCEYCVISCVDDEGEIFSVPISPVRVGESIFIHGASAGSKAKLLQNGRKVEFVCVSFNKVPHLNDSELEAIKDDGKALGGKVFTTEYKSAIAKTRAYEVKDEAKRYEILKILSQKYTAYAMSTFDVAAEYGLKNMKIYELKIESLSAKAKILPKAVKE; encoded by the coding sequence ATGAGGCGAAAAGATAGAGAGCTTGGACGTGACGAGGCGCTTGAGATCATCGATGATTGCGAATACTGCGTGATCTCATGCGTGGATGATGAGGGAGAAATTTTTAGTGTGCCTATCTCGCCAGTTAGAGTTGGTGAGAGCATTTTTATTCACGGAGCGAGCGCTGGTAGCAAGGCAAAACTGCTTCAAAATGGGCGAAAAGTGGAGTTTGTCTGCGTTAGCTTTAATAAAGTCCCACATCTAAATGATAGTGAGCTAGAGGCGATAAAGGACGACGGCAAGGCGCTTGGCGGCAAGGTTTTTACGACTGAATATAAAAGCGCCATCGCAAAAACAAGAGCCTACGAAGTGAAAGATGAAGCCAAAAGATATGAAATTTTAAAAATTCTCAGCCAAAAATACACCGCCTACGCGATGAGCACCTTTGACGTGGCGGCGGAGTATGGGCTAAAAAACATGAAAATTTACGAGCTAAAGATAGAGAGCCTTAGCGCAAAGGCCAAAATTTTGCCAAAAGCGGTAAAGGAGTAA
- the ung gene encoding uracil-DNA glycosylase, whose product MQINLDDVKIEPSWKEVLKDEFLSENFARIKENFLKAKSAGVVYPPSGLIFNAFNLTPFHDVKVVILGQDPYHGANQAMGLSFSVPSGVRVPPSLVNIYKEIYADLGIKEPNSGDLTKWAKQGVLLLNSTLSVSAGAANSHASFGWQGFTDAVIRKISQNLQNVVFMLWGNPAKAKAPLIDASKHLILEAAHPSPLARGAFFGCRHFSKANIYLANHGKTPIEWDLNAQI is encoded by the coding sequence ATGCAGATAAATTTAGATGACGTAAAGATCGAGCCAAGCTGGAAAGAGGTGCTAAAAGATGAGTTTTTGAGTGAAAATTTCGCACGCATCAAAGAAAATTTCTTAAAAGCAAAGAGCGCTGGCGTCGTCTATCCACCAAGCGGGCTTATATTCAACGCATTTAACCTAACGCCGTTTCACGATGTCAAGGTCGTCATCCTAGGGCAAGACCCATATCACGGCGCAAATCAAGCCATGGGACTAAGCTTTTCAGTGCCAAGTGGCGTGAGAGTGCCGCCAAGTCTTGTGAATATCTATAAAGAAATTTACGCCGATCTTGGCATAAAAGAGCCAAATAGCGGCGATCTTACAAAGTGGGCAAAGCAAGGCGTGCTGCTTTTAAACTCCACTTTAAGCGTAAGTGCTGGAGCGGCAAATTCTCACGCTAGCTTCGGCTGGCAGGGCTTTACAGACGCCGTCATAAGAAAGATTAGCCAAAATTTACAAAATGTAGTCTTTATGCTCTGGGGCAACCCAGCCAAGGCAAAAGCACCACTTATAGACGCCAGCAAGCACCTCATTTTAGAAGCAGCCCACCCAAGTCCGCTAGCTCGTGGGGCGTTTTTTGGCTGCAGGCACTTTTCTAAAGCAAATATCTACCTAGCAAACCACGGCAAAACGCCTATCGAGTGGGACTTAAACGCTCAAATTTGA